Proteins encoded within one genomic window of Calonectris borealis chromosome 1, bCalBor7.hap1.2, whole genome shotgun sequence:
- the LOC142078046 gene encoding mid1-interacting protein 1-B-like, which yields MEQYFSATQKMEQEVMFPSLLRGVFPQQEGAAPAAGGHADLYERYQLLKAIKPVVEKGLASVNDQSLTGTNTDTALDEGADSSLEERLSHHVNGLQQVLTDLTKNTNALTRRYSQILEQINLSEDQSSS from the coding sequence ATGGAGCAGTACTTCTCGGCCACCCAGAAGATGGAGCAGGAGGTGATGTTCCCCAGCCTGCTCCGAGGGGTCTTCCCGCAGCAggagggggcggccccggccgcgggcggCCACGCGGACCTCTACGAGCGCTACCAGCTCCTCAAGGCCATCAAGCCCGTGGTGGAGAAAGGCCTGGCCTCTGTCAACGACCAGAGCCTGACTGGCACCAACACCGATACAGCCTTAGATGAGGGTGCAGACAGCAGTCTGGAAGAGCGCCTCTCCCATCACGTCAACGGCTTGCAGCAAGTTCTGACAGATCTCACCAAAAACACCAACGCCCTCACCCGGAGGTACAGCCAGATCCTGGAGCAGATCAACCTCAGTGAAGATCAGTCCAGCTCTTGa
- the KCTD14 gene encoding BTB/POZ domain-containing protein KCTD14 isoform X1 has translation MSISSEHKPLGKQVTGSLHTVSKIWLSPIVELNVGGEMYTTTLSTLKKHPGSKLAEMFTGQPKLRTDSEGRYFIDRPGTYFKYILEYLRSNQVPTQCIQDVYKEALFYDIEPLIKQLEDSPQIFGELVARKQFLARVPNYSENIELMIRIARAEAVASRRSSVIVCVVRTEEDAARSQDALNSLDMDKKSVVKFGPWKAAPSISDLLDCIQMDVEAKGYKISFQPHVAEKGFRFKSHDFFYKFLFTWW, from the exons ATGAGCATTTCCTCGGAGCACAAGCCCCTTGGGAAGCAGGTCACCGGCAGCCTGCATACGGTGAGTAAGATATGG TTGTCACCAATTGTGGAGTTAAACGTTGGCGGGGAGATGTACACAACAACGCTGAGCACGTTAAAGAAACACCCTGGCTCCAAGCTGGCAGAGATGTTCACCGGCCAGCCCAAACTCAGGACTGACTCCGAAGGGAGGTACTTCATCGACAGGCCAGGCACCTACTTCAAATACATCTTGGAGTACCTGCGCAGTAACCAAGTGCCCACCCAGTGCATCCAGGACGTCTACAAGGAGGCGTTGTTCTACGACATCGAACCTCTCATCAAGCAGCTAGAGGACTCCCCGCAGATCTTCGGGGAGCTCGTAGCGAGGAAGCAGTTTCTGGCTCGCGTGCCCAACTACAGCGAGAACATCGAACTGATGATCCGCATCGCGAGGGCGGAAGCGGTCGCATCTCGCCGGTCCAGCGTCATCGTGTGCGTGGTCAGAACTGAGGAGGACGCAGCCAGGTCTCAGGATGCCTTGAACAGCTTGGACATGGATAAAAAATCCGTGGTGAAGTTTGGCCCCTGGAAGGCGGCGCCAAGTATTTCAGACCTGCTGGACTGCATTCAAATGGATGTTGAAGCCAAAGGGTATAAAATATCCTTTCAGCCCCACGTGGCTGAAAAAGGTTTTCGCTTTAAATCGCATGACTTCTTCTACAAGTTCCTGTTCACCTGGTGGTAG
- the LOC142078038 gene encoding mid1-interacting protein 1-B-like encodes MEQYFSATQKMEQEVMFPSLLRGVFPQQEGAAPAAGGHADLYERYQLLKAIKPVVEKGLASVNDQSQSGADADTSSDDSDAMDAQLEERLSHHLAGLQQVLTHLTRDTNALTRRYSQILEQISPSEGQPSW; translated from the coding sequence ATGGAGCAGTACTTCTCGGCCACCCAGAAGATGGAGCAGGAGGTGATGTTCCCCAGCCTGCTCCGAGGGGTCTTCCCGCAGCAggagggggcggccccggccgcgggcggCCACGCGGACCTCTACGAGCGCTACCAGCTCCTCAAGGCCATCAAGCCCGTGGTGGAGAAAGGCCTGGCCTCTGTCAACGACCAGAGTCAGAGCGGCGCCGACGCTGACACCTCCTCGGATGACAGTGACGCCATGGATGCCCAGCTGGAGGAGCGCCTGTCCCACCACCTGGCCGGCTTGCAGCAGGTCCTCACCCACCTCACCAGGGACACCAACGCCCTCACCCGGAGGTACAGCCAGATCCTGGAGCAGATCAGCCCCAGCGAGGGGCAGCCCAGCTGGTGA
- the KCTD14 gene encoding BTB/POZ domain-containing protein KCTD14 isoform X2, which yields MSISSEHKPLGKQVTGSLHTLSPIVELNVGGEMYTTTLSTLKKHPGSKLAEMFTGQPKLRTDSEGRYFIDRPGTYFKYILEYLRSNQVPTQCIQDVYKEALFYDIEPLIKQLEDSPQIFGELVARKQFLARVPNYSENIELMIRIARAEAVASRRSSVIVCVVRTEEDAARSQDALNSLDMDKKSVVKFGPWKAAPSISDLLDCIQMDVEAKGYKISFQPHVAEKGFRFKSHDFFYKFLFTWW from the exons ATGAGCATTTCCTCGGAGCACAAGCCCCTTGGGAAGCAGGTCACCGGCAGCCTGCATACG TTGTCACCAATTGTGGAGTTAAACGTTGGCGGGGAGATGTACACAACAACGCTGAGCACGTTAAAGAAACACCCTGGCTCCAAGCTGGCAGAGATGTTCACCGGCCAGCCCAAACTCAGGACTGACTCCGAAGGGAGGTACTTCATCGACAGGCCAGGCACCTACTTCAAATACATCTTGGAGTACCTGCGCAGTAACCAAGTGCCCACCCAGTGCATCCAGGACGTCTACAAGGAGGCGTTGTTCTACGACATCGAACCTCTCATCAAGCAGCTAGAGGACTCCCCGCAGATCTTCGGGGAGCTCGTAGCGAGGAAGCAGTTTCTGGCTCGCGTGCCCAACTACAGCGAGAACATCGAACTGATGATCCGCATCGCGAGGGCGGAAGCGGTCGCATCTCGCCGGTCCAGCGTCATCGTGTGCGTGGTCAGAACTGAGGAGGACGCAGCCAGGTCTCAGGATGCCTTGAACAGCTTGGACATGGATAAAAAATCCGTGGTGAAGTTTGGCCCCTGGAAGGCGGCGCCAAGTATTTCAGACCTGCTGGACTGCATTCAAATGGATGTTGAAGCCAAAGGGTATAAAATATCCTTTCAGCCCCACGTGGCTGAAAAAGGTTTTCGCTTTAAATCGCATGACTTCTTCTACAAGTTCCTGTTCACCTGGTGGTAG